One genomic segment of Fusobacterium sp. IOR10 includes these proteins:
- the thiC gene encoding phosphomethylpyrimidine synthase ThiC, with product MIMTQMEYAKKGIFTKEMEIVSKDEHIEKDKLIKLISNGKVVIPCNVNHKNIYPRAIGKYMKTKINVNLGVSEDCCNYEEELEKANKAIEYGTDAIMDLSTFGDTKNFRKNLIANCTTMIGTVPMYDAVAKLGKNIKDMTVDDLFEVVEEHCKDGIDFITVHAGLNKICIERLKNKKRMTKIVSRGGSILFQWMIQNNKENPFYEYFDRLLEICYKYDVTLSLGDGLRPGSIYDSTDAPQIQELIILGELTKRAWEKNVQIIIEGPGHIPMHEISTNMQLEKKLCHDAPFYVLGPIVTDIAPGYDHITAAIGGAIAALNGANFLCYVTPAEHLRLPDLNDMKEGIMASKIAGHAADISKGIPQAIEWDYKMGEFRGNLDWKGMFNNCLDKEKAQEYRQSSQPIEEEVCTMCGDLCPMKRCNDII from the coding sequence ATTATTATGACACAAATGGAATATGCAAAAAAAGGTATTTTTACAAAAGAAATGGAAATTGTATCAAAAGATGAACATATTGAAAAAGATAAACTTATCAAACTTATTTCTAATGGAAAGGTTGTTATACCGTGCAATGTGAATCATAAAAATATTTATCCTAGAGCTATTGGTAAATATATGAAAACTAAAATTAATGTTAATTTGGGAGTTTCTGAGGATTGTTGTAATTATGAAGAAGAACTTGAAAAAGCTAATAAAGCTATTGAATATGGAACTGATGCCATAATGGATTTAAGTACTTTTGGAGATACTAAAAATTTTAGAAAAAACTTAATTGCTAATTGTACTACAATGATTGGAACAGTTCCCATGTATGATGCTGTTGCTAAACTTGGAAAAAATATTAAAGATATGACAGTTGATGATCTTTTTGAAGTTGTTGAAGAGCACTGTAAAGATGGAATTGACTTTATTACTGTTCATGCTGGTCTTAATAAAATTTGTATAGAAAGATTAAAAAATAAAAAAAGAATGACTAAAATTGTGAGCAGAGGAGGATCAATTTTATTTCAATGGATGATACAAAATAATAAAGAAAATCCATTCTATGAATATTTTGATAGACTTCTTGAAATCTGTTATAAATATGACGTTACTCTAAGTTTAGGAGACGGACTTAGACCTGGTTCCATATATGACTCCACTGATGCACCTCAAATACAAGAATTAATTATTCTTGGAGAACTTACTAAAAGAGCTTGGGAAAAAAATGTTCAAATTATCATTGAAGGGCCTGGACATATTCCTATGCATGAAATTTCTACAAATATGCAATTGGAAAAGAAATTATGTCATGATGCTCCTTTTTATGTTTTAGGTCCTATTGTTACTGATATTGCTCCAGGTTATGATCATATTACTGCTGCTATAGGGGGAGCTATTGCTGCTCTTAATGGTGCTAATTTCTTATGTTATGTCACTCCTGCGGAACACTTAAGACTCCCTGATTTAAATGATATGAAAGAAGGAATTATGGCCTCTAAAATTGCAGGACATGCTGCTGATATTTCAAAAGGTATACCACAGGCTATAGAATGGGATTACAAAATGGGAGAATTTCGAGGAAATTTAGATTGGAAAGGAATGTTTAATAATTGTCTAGATAAAGAAAAAGCTCAAGAATATAGACAATCTTCTCAACCTATAGAAGAGGAAGTTTGTACTATGTGTGGAGATCTATGTCCAATGAAACGATGTAATGATATTATTTAA
- a CDS encoding HU family DNA-binding protein encodes MTKKEFVDGIALRGEMTKKEAEKLVNLFLETVSNNLEQGNTVGFVGWGKWEVMKRAAREVRNPQTGKKMKVKAKKVVKFRVGKVLEEKIAK; translated from the coding sequence ATGACAAAAAAAGAATTTGTAGATGGTATTGCATTAAGAGGTGAAATGACAAAGAAAGAAGCAGAAAAATTAGTAAACCTTTTTTTAGAAACAGTATCTAATAATTTAGAACAAGGTAATACAGTAGGCTTTGTTGGTTGGGGAAAATGGGAAGTAATGAAGAGAGCAGCAAGAGAAGTTAGAAATCCTCAAACAGGTAAAAAAATGAAAGTGAAAGCTAAAAAAGTTGTCAAATTTAGAGTTGGGAAAGTTTTAGAGGAAAAAATAGCAAAATAA
- the spoVG gene encoding septation regulator SpoVG, whose product MKITDVRLRIVKGDTDAKLKAYADLTFDGSFVIHGLKVIDGQKGMFVAMPSRKMPDGEYKDVAHPITLDLRKEITDSVIEKYNEVKELEIKEEIAE is encoded by the coding sequence ATGAAAATTACAGATGTAAGGTTAAGAATAGTTAAAGGAGATACTGATGCTAAATTAAAAGCTTACGCAGATTTAACATTTGATGGAAGTTTTGTTATTCATGGGCTAAAGGTTATTGATGGTCAAAAGGGTATGTTTGTAGCTATGCCTTCTAGAAAAATGCCAGATGGAGAATACAAAGATGTTGCTCATCCAATAACTTTGGATTTAAGAAAAGAAATAACAGATTCTGTTATTGAAAAATATAACGAAGTTAAAGAGCTAGAAATAAAAGAAGAAATTGCAGAATAA